The DNA window TATTAATGCCAAGTACTAAAACCAGCCTGCTCCCTTTTTCTATTTTTCTACTCATAAAAAAAGTATTTTTTATTGGAATAGTTTCTATGGTATTTGGCTTTAACAATTTTCTTTTGTTGCTATCAACTGAATAACTTGCCCTTGCAAAATATTCATGTGATAGTTTCAAATATTGACCTGTTGATAATTTTTCGTAAATATTTATATTGACGTCTATATCTTTTTTATTAATAAGTACCTTTAATTGTCCAGCAATACTTCCGCTTATTTCAAAGGGAGAATTAAAAACATCACTTTCATAAATAAGTTTATCTTTTAAATTTCCTCCAAGTATTAAACTGTCAAGTATTCTTTCATTATCAAAGCCTTTTAAAGTATCTTTTCTATCTAAAAAATCTATTTTTTGCGAAATATAATCTACTTTAGATTTTGATTCCTGTAACTTTGTCTTGTTTAAAAACAATTTTAATTTTCCATTACTTACTTTATCAATACTAGGAGAGCTTTTCCACTGGTTAGAACCCATAACCTGATAGTTCACTTTATCCTTTAGAAATTCGGGCTTCTTACCTCCTTTCAAAATATAATCAAACCATTGATAGGAAATATCTTCTGTACTAATTTTAGCAATAGGATCAATTTTATAGCCTTGATATTCTCCTGATATGCCAGAAATGACATCACTGTGACCATAAGGACCTATTACTAAATAATGATCTGCATTTTTATTATACTTACTATGTTCATTATAATAGTACATCGCTCCTCTTTGATCAGCATCATAATAACCTGTAAATGTTAAAACCGGAATATTAATTTTAGTAAAGTCTTTTTTAGACGAAGCTTTAGATTGCCAAAACTTATCAAAAGAAGGGTGTGTTAACCATTTTTGGAAAATAGGATTAGTTTTTCCATATATGCTATCTAACTTATTAAACGCTATTCCATTTTTATAATAAGAATTATAAACTGAAAGCCATTTTTTGTCATCATTAAAAAGTTTATAGTCTGTTTCTTTCTTTACATAGCTCAGCCATCTCAACATATAAGGGCTAAAGCAATTATTATACATTGGGAAATCTGTTCCAAAACCTACAGAAGCAGAAGGAATTATGGTTTTTAAAGCAGGATGAAGATTTTTAGCAGCCGCCCATTGACTAAACCCATCATAACTTCCACCGATCATCCCTACCTTTCCATCACTCCAAGGTTGTTTTATTATCCAGCTAATTACCTCATTTACATCTTCGACTTCAAACTCAAAAGGTTCAACTTTATCATTACTTAAATAAATACCTCTACTATAAGCGTAAACAATTGTAAACCCTTTCATAGCATTAAGCTTTTCAATATGGCTAAAACTTCCTCTATTATAAATACTAAAATTTAATATTGTTGGTACTTGTTTTTCTCCCTTCCTGTATCCAATAACTCTTAATGAAACCTCATTTCCTTTTTTTGTTTTAATAACAATACTATCATTTACATTATACTGTTGGAAATCTACTTTCTTTATTAGAGGTACTGCAATATCATTTGTTTCTTTTACAATAACGTAAGATGTGTAATAACGGCATAATGTAACCGCGTCTGCTAAAGAAATACTATCATTTTTGATATTAGTCTTTAAAAATGATAGTATATTATCTTTTAATTTATCTTCCGTAGATGTGAAAAAACTAGCCAAATAAACTTTTGTCTGATCTGGTATAGTAGATAATTTTAAATTGAAAGTTTTTTCATATTTATCTTTATTAGAAATCCTCTCACTATTTAATTTGTATAATGAATAAAGTTCAAAAGGAATCCCTATTATTTCTTTATACTTAATATCTTTATAGATTGGAGAACCTCTTAGTTCATTTAAATAATAAAGCCCTTTTTCATAATCTCCATTAAGAATATAAAAACGAAACATATTATCATAAAACTTATTCTTGTCATCATTTTTATATACCTGCAAAATTTCTTTATTTAACATCCTTATCTTACTATCAAAAGAAGGATTCTCAATATTACCGTTAACTTTAAATAAAAAATTTTGTGCGTAAATATTTAACGAAAGCAATCCAATTACAAGTAGGATTGCTTTTGTTAAATATTTATTGGTATTTACTGTCATTCTGATATTATTAAACTATCTTATAATCTGGTATCTAAACCTGCCTGGCAATTTTTACTCCCGGTTGTATCACCGTTTGTTCCGCCATCATTTCCACCAACTTCTCCAATTAAATTCAAATTTCCAGCACCTCCTCTAATTAAATTCAATTTAACAATTTGTAATTTTTTCAAAGATAATTTTTTCTCGATTTCGTTCTCTTTTTTCATGCTTTAAAGTATTAATATAATTTACTTTTACAAAGTAACTCACTTTATTAAGTTTTTCAAAAATATTGCCCTCGAAATTTACCAATTTCGTATCATAAACCCCCGTAATACAATCATTATCAACATCATAATTTCTCATTTTCTTCTCGCAGCAATTTGATGTAGTAGGAAGGTAAAGTTCCAGTTATTTTTCTAAATGCATTAGAAAAAGATTCTGAATTATTGTAACCGATATCGTCAGCAATAGCTGAAATTGTATACTTTCTTAACTTGTCATTCTTATTTAATTCCTCCACAATATAATTAATCCTTAATTCATTCAGATACTGTGAAAAATTCTTTTCTTTTAGTTCATTTACTGATTTTGACAGATAATCACGATTTGAATCAAAATCCTTAGCCAAACTATCAACTGTAATATTCTTTCGCAAAAACTCTTTATTATTTTCAAACAATTCCAGTTTCATTTTTATATCCTGTAATCTTTTATCGGACAACGGACTTTTCCCTTTTTGTTCTATGATATTACTTTCTTCTTTCCGTCTCTTATAATCAACAGCTAAGGATACGGTTATCCGTGATTTTTCTAATAATTTATTGGCCTGTTTTTTATATTCTGCTATTTTTTTCACATTTTGAATATATAACAACAGTAAAACAAATATTATTAATGTACCTATTGCTAAATATATATACAGCAATGAATTTTTACTATTTAAATCAGCAATTAGTTGTTCTTTTTTCTCTATAAGAATTGGGGTATCATATTTTTTATATATTTCCTTTGACAAATATTGTTTACTATTGTTGATAATACTATCTGCAAAAAATAGTTTATCAATAAATTTCAGTTGACTTTTTTTATCTCCCTTTTTTTTATAATAGTCAATTAAAATTTCATAACTATCCCTGGTAATAGGATCAAAATTTCTGGAAATCGATAAAACAGAATCTGTCTTAATAAAATATTTTACAGCAGCCTCTTCATGATGAGTATCGTAATTATTTTTTCCTAAAAAATAATAAGTAATTGCTAAATTCCAATAATCATTATTCTTAACAAAACTTTTTTCTGCCTCCAAATGACTATCAATAGACTTCTTGTAATTTTTCAAATAATAATTGACAATTCCAGTACCAGAGATAAAATAAGGATAGTGAGTATAGTCCTTATATTTGTTACATTCATGAATTCCTATATTGATATAATCTTGAGCCTTGATATATTGCTTTGCTTTATTATAGCAATTTGCTACTGAAAAAATCGAACCGATATAACTTTTGATATCTTGATCTTTTGTATTTATTTTTTGTTTTTGATAGTTGTAATACTCTAAGAAAAGAGGAAGTGCATCTTCATTTTCACCCGTTGCTGTTTTGAGAA is part of the Chryseobacterium paludis genome and encodes:
- a CDS encoding CocE/NonD family hydrolase, which produces MTVNTNKYLTKAILLVIGLLSLNIYAQNFLFKVNGNIENPSFDSKIRMLNKEILQVYKNDDKNKFYDNMFRFYILNGDYEKGLYYLNELRGSPIYKDIKYKEIIGIPFELYSLYKLNSERISNKDKYEKTFNLKLSTIPDQTKVYLASFFTSTEDKLKDNILSFLKTNIKNDSISLADAVTLCRYYTSYVIVKETNDIAVPLIKKVDFQQYNVNDSIVIKTKKGNEVSLRVIGYRKGEKQVPTILNFSIYNRGSFSHIEKLNAMKGFTIVYAYSRGIYLSNDKVEPFEFEVEDVNEVISWIIKQPWSDGKVGMIGGSYDGFSQWAAAKNLHPALKTIIPSASVGFGTDFPMYNNCFSPYMLRWLSYVKKETDYKLFNDDKKWLSVYNSYYKNGIAFNKLDSIYGKTNPIFQKWLTHPSFDKFWQSKASSKKDFTKINIPVLTFTGYYDADQRGAMYYYNEHSKYNKNADHYLVIGPYGHSDVISGISGEYQGYKIDPIAKISTEDISYQWFDYILKGGKKPEFLKDKVNYQVMGSNQWKSSPSIDKVSNGKLKLFLNKTKLQESKSKVDYISQKIDFLDRKDTLKGFDNERILDSLILGGNLKDKLIYESDVFNSPFEISGSIAGQLKVLINKKDIDVNINIYEKLSTGQYLKLSHEYFARASYSVDSNKRKLLKPNTIETIPIKNTFFMSRKIEKGSRLVLVLGINKSPDYQINYGTGKDVSSETIKDAKEPLEIKWYNDSYIELPITKN
- a CDS encoding helix-turn-helix domain-containing protein; this encodes MKKIPFVILFFLIQSLCFSQSIRGFHIPDSLKTKSFNQLEENYNKVFRINNKKAGLYANVILAKGKKEKNENFIYDGYYKIAHIKGLTSENGHPYADSLIEITKNVNNKEYPAKAYILKGILLNYEFEYKEALNYYIKAQQLSKDKNLDQFFYIKKLIGILKTATGENEDALPLFLEYYNYQKQKINTKDQDIKSYIGSIFSVANCYNKAKQYIKAQDYINIGIHECNKYKDYTHYPYFISGTGIVNYYLKNYKKSIDSHLEAEKSFVKNNDYWNLAITYYFLGKNNYDTHHEEAAVKYFIKTDSVLSISRNFDPITRDSYEILIDYYKKKGDKKSQLKFIDKLFFADSIINNSKQYLSKEIYKKYDTPILIEKKEQLIADLNSKNSLLYIYLAIGTLIIFVLLLLYIQNVKKIAEYKKQANKLLEKSRITVSLAVDYKRRKEESNIIEQKGKSPLSDKRLQDIKMKLELFENNKEFLRKNITVDSLAKDFDSNRDYLSKSVNELKEKNFSQYLNELRINYIVEELNKNDKLRKYTISAIADDIGYNNSESFSNAFRKITGTLPSYYIKLLREENEKL